A window of Microcystis aeruginosa FD4 contains these coding sequences:
- a CDS encoding transglutaminase TgpA family protein, giving the protein MVSSAARPRPSLKTLWQKIESSPLPETEESIILRILVQALVIVGIIATDVATDSYTSIWAVPLSIIGGIWSWRRRKKRNIGAKFCIAIGMLVVLALFLGNIVAMQDSRIALTQLLIQLQILHSFDLPRRKDLGYSMVIGLILLGVAGTISQTLAFAPWLILFLLLSLPTLVLDYRSRLGLDNLNQSLPFFSKKPPRLATKKLVSLQNSPLSPKSFGIFFLTILFLGLTIFALMPRFPGYQIQSFPVNSPEGMENQDFERGDRQIVNPGYVREGETGNGGVNSGNSPATGSGQLDSTFYYGFNRQINQNLRGSMTPQTVMRVRSQAPGFWRAMAFDRYTGQGWEISRDQEVEDLNRSSWSYRFFVPLPATQAKTHQVVQSYSIVSSLPNIIPALTSPQFLFFPTRQVSLDRENSLRSPGGLAEGLTYTVISQVPERNRSQLRSAPETYPKAILKHYLEIPAEIAPKVRRKTEELLAKSPKPLTSPYEKALYLAQALKQNYELKADLPFLAENEDLVSAFLFRFQGGYADHFSSVLTIMLRSIGIPARLATGFAPGQFNPFTGFYVVQNTDAYAITEVFFPGYGWYTFDPIPGHELIPPSFEEAEPFSVLKQFWQWVAGWLPSPVTGFLGLIWENVIVTIGQLLAWLWRFISGSLLGGILGGLVGVVFAYAGWLGWGQFHRWRRGRKLATLPPIERLYQQMLGILTEAGYGKHPAQTPLEYAAAARSVQPPPVANIIEEIACAYVDWRYGGKSANIESLRQRFREFVKLVKK; this is encoded by the coding sequence ATGGTTAGCAGTGCCGCTCGTCCAAGACCTTCCTTAAAAACCCTCTGGCAAAAGATAGAATCTTCTCCCTTGCCAGAAACCGAGGAATCGATTATTTTAAGAATTCTGGTGCAAGCTTTAGTAATCGTGGGTATTATCGCCACCGATGTGGCTACCGATAGTTATACCAGTATTTGGGCGGTTCCTCTCAGTATTATCGGCGGAATCTGGAGTTGGCGACGCAGGAAAAAGCGCAATATCGGGGCAAAATTTTGTATAGCGATCGGAATGTTAGTGGTGTTGGCGCTATTCTTGGGTAATATCGTTGCGATGCAGGATAGTCGCATTGCCCTAACACAATTATTAATTCAACTGCAAATTCTCCATAGTTTTGACCTGCCCCGACGCAAAGATTTAGGGTATTCTATGGTAATCGGTTTAATTCTCTTGGGAGTCGCCGGGACAATCTCCCAAACCCTCGCTTTTGCGCCTTGGTTAATCCTCTTTCTGCTTTTATCCCTACCTACCCTAGTTTTAGACTATCGTTCTCGTTTAGGTTTAGATAATCTCAATCAGAGTCTCCCTTTCTTCTCAAAGAAACCCCCGCGTCTAGCCACAAAAAAATTAGTTTCCCTGCAAAATTCTCCCCTTTCTCCCAAAAGTTTCGGGATTTTCTTCCTGACAATTCTCTTCTTGGGATTGACAATTTTTGCTCTGATGCCGCGTTTTCCGGGTTATCAAATTCAATCTTTTCCCGTCAATAGTCCCGAAGGTATGGAAAATCAGGATTTTGAACGGGGAGACCGACAAATCGTCAACCCCGGCTATGTGCGCGAGGGTGAAACGGGGAATGGTGGCGTAAATAGCGGTAATAGTCCCGCTACAGGGTCAGGACAGCTAGATTCTACCTTTTATTACGGTTTTAACCGCCAAATCAACCAAAATCTGCGGGGAAGTATGACTCCCCAGACAGTCATGCGGGTACGTTCTCAAGCCCCCGGATTCTGGCGCGCCATGGCCTTTGATCGCTATACTGGTCAAGGGTGGGAAATCTCGCGAGATCAAGAGGTAGAGGATTTAAATCGCAGTAGTTGGTCCTATCGCTTTTTTGTGCCGTTACCCGCAACCCAGGCCAAAACCCATCAGGTAGTCCAAAGTTACAGCATTGTCTCCAGTTTACCAAATATTATCCCTGCTCTTACCTCGCCCCAGTTTCTCTTTTTTCCTACCCGACAGGTATCTCTAGACCGAGAAAATAGCCTGAGGTCGCCGGGGGGGTTAGCGGAAGGGCTAACTTATACTGTAATCTCACAAGTGCCGGAACGCAATCGCAGCCAACTGCGGTCAGCACCAGAAACTTACCCGAAGGCTATTCTCAAGCATTATTTAGAAATTCCTGCCGAAATTGCCCCGAAAGTCCGCCGAAAAACCGAGGAATTGCTGGCCAAATCTCCCAAACCTTTAACCTCTCCCTACGAGAAGGCCCTATATTTAGCCCAAGCATTGAAGCAAAACTACGAATTAAAAGCCGATTTGCCCTTTTTAGCCGAAAATGAGGATTTAGTCTCGGCCTTTTTGTTTCGTTTTCAGGGGGGTTACGCCGATCATTTTTCCAGCGTGTTAACGATTATGTTACGCTCGATCGGTATTCCTGCCCGATTAGCCACCGGTTTTGCCCCTGGCCAGTTTAATCCTTTCACTGGCTTTTATGTTGTCCAAAATACGGACGCTTACGCTATCACAGAGGTGTTTTTTCCTGGTTACGGTTGGTACACTTTCGATCCTATCCCGGGCCACGAATTAATTCCCCCATCCTTTGAGGAAGCGGAACCTTTTAGCGTCCTCAAGCAATTTTGGCAATGGGTGGCCGGATGGTTGCCCTCTCCAGTAACGGGTTTTCTCGGTCTGATTTGGGAAAATGTTATCGTTACTATCGGTCAGTTATTGGCCTGGTTATGGCGCTTTATTTCCGGCAGTCTTTTGGGGGGAATTCTCGGCGGTTTAGTCGGGGTCGTCTTCGCTTACGCTGGTTGGTTAGGATGGGGACAGTTCCATCGTTGGCGTCGGGGTCGCAAGTTGGCAACACTACCACCAATCGAGCGTTTATACCAGCAAATGTTAGGAATCTTAACAGAAGCCGGTTATGGCAAACATCCCGCTCAAACCCCTTTAGAATACGCTGCCGCCGCCCGCAGCGTCCAACCGCCCCCAGTGGCGAATATTATCGAGGAGATTGCTTGCGCCTACGTTGATTGGCGTTATGGCGGAAAATCGGCTAATATCGAGAGTTTACGCCAACGTTTTCGAGAATTTGTCAAGCTAGTGAAAAAGTGA
- a CDS encoding phycocyanobilin:ferredoxin oxidoreductase: MIAVTKPEILPLLHPLIGQLATAILSDWEKYLDLSPFELPEGLGYVEGRLEGEKLIIENRCYQTPQFRKMHLELAKLGNGLDILHCVMFPRPEYPLPMFGCDIVSGKAGISAAIVDLSPTSGDKTLSSDYNQALAALPRADFAQARDLPPWGHIFSQYCLFIRPETAAEERQFLQRVTDFLTIHCKCARESQPLSGEEARIYLQGQRDYCSQQQKNDKTRRVLEKAFGWEWAERYMTGVLFDLPD; this comes from the coding sequence ATGATAGCCGTTACCAAGCCTGAAATTTTACCGTTACTTCATCCCCTGATTGGACAATTAGCCACAGCAATTCTGTCCGACTGGGAAAAATATCTTGATTTGTCGCCCTTTGAGTTGCCGGAAGGTTTAGGCTATGTGGAGGGACGTTTAGAAGGGGAGAAATTAATTATCGAGAATCGCTGCTATCAAACCCCCCAGTTCCGCAAAATGCACCTAGAACTGGCTAAACTGGGCAATGGTTTGGATATTCTCCACTGTGTTATGTTCCCCCGTCCAGAATATCCGCTGCCGATGTTCGGATGTGATATAGTCTCCGGCAAAGCGGGAATCAGTGCCGCTATTGTGGATCTTTCTCCCACCAGTGGCGATAAAACCCTCTCTAGTGACTATAATCAAGCTTTAGCGGCTTTACCTAGGGCCGATTTCGCCCAAGCTCGTGATTTGCCGCCTTGGGGTCATATTTTCTCCCAATATTGTCTGTTTATTCGTCCCGAAACCGCCGCCGAGGAACGACAATTTTTACAAAGAGTAACAGATTTCTTGACAATTCACTGCAAATGTGCTAGGGAAAGTCAGCCTCTTTCCGGGGAAGAAGCGCGTATTTATTTACAGGGACAACGGGATTATTGTAGTCAACAGCAGAAAAACGATAAAACTCGGCGTGTACTAGAAAAAGCCTTTGGTTGGGAATGGGCAGAGCGTTATATGACGGGTGTTCTCTTTGATTTGCCCGATTAA